GCGAGCGACAGATGGTCGACGTGCGCCGGCGGTTCGGGTTTCTCTTCCAGGGCGGCGCGCTGTTCGACTCGATGACCGTCCAGGAGAACATCGTCTTTCCGCTGGCGGAAAACCACGTCAGCGACCCGGAGCGCCAGAAGGCCCGCTGCCGCGAAGTGCTCTCGCTGGTGGGCCTGGACGGCACGCAGCAGAAGTACCCCGAGGAGCTTTCCGGCGGGCAGAAGAAGCGCGTCGCCCTGGCGCGGGCCATCGCCCTGGGACCGGAGGTCATCCTCTACGACGAGCCCACCACTGGGCTGGACCCCATCCGCGCCGACCTGATCAACGAGTTGATCATCAACCTGCAGAAGGCGCTGCAGACGACGGCCGTCGTCGTCACGCACGACATGACCTCCGCGTGCAAGATCGCCGACCGCATCGTGATGCTCTACGGCGGGGTCTTCATCGCCGACACGACGCCGGCGGGCCTGGCGACCATCGACAACGAGACCGTGCTGCGCTTCGTCCAGGGGCGCGCCAGCGCCGAGGAACTCGAACAGATTCGCGCCGGGCGATTGGCCCGGCAGCCGTTTGGCGCCCCCGCCATACCTTGAGGATCCAGCCATGAAAGAATCCGCTCGAAATGTGGCCGTGGGAATCACCGTGATCGTCGCCCTGCTGATCCTGGCGGCAATGATCCTGATCTTCGCCGGACTGCCCGTGGTCCTGCGCAGCGGGTACACGATCTCCATGCTCTTTCCCACCACCGCCGACGCCCACGAGGGCGACCCGGTCCATCTGTCGGGCCTCAAGATCGGCGAAGTGACCAAGATCGATTTCGCCGGCGGCGACAGCCGAAAGGGCGTCATGTTCACCGCGCGGATCTATTCCGACGTCCGCGTCCCCGCAAACGCCAAGGCCTTCATCTTTTCCAAGGGACTGGCCGGCGGGGCGTACATCCAGCTCCAGGGAGAAGGGCCCGCGCCGATCAACCCGCGGACCGGAAAGGCAATGGAATATCTGCCCACCGACGGGAGCCCCGTCCTGGCCGGGCAGTTGAAGACCAGCCTGCTGCCCGAGGAAGTCGAGAAAGGCTTCAACAGCATTTCCAGGCTCGCCGACAGCCTCAACGCCCTGGTGGCCCCGCAGGAAGCCTCCGGCGGCGCCGTTGCGAGCACGGGCCCCGCCGGCGGACCGGCGTCGCAGCCCGGCCTGCAGGGCACCATCGCGCGGATGAACCTGGCGCTGGACAACCTCAACGGGATGCTCGACAAGAAGAATCAGCAGCAGTTCACCGCTCTGCTGACGAACCTCTCCGACGCCTCCCTGCAGGCCAACAAGACCTTGCTGGAGATCCAGAAGACCACCGCCCAGGTCGGCGCCGACGCCGGACACATCTCCCGGGGCCTGCTCGAAGACACCGCACGCCTGTCCGCCCTGCTGGCGGAGCTGGAAACGACCGTCAGCAAGGTCAACACCGGCGAAGGCTCGATGGCCAAGCTGCTCAACGACCCGAAATTCTACAACAACCTCGTCGACACCAGCGATCAGGCCAACAAGCTCCTGGAAGAGCTGCGAGTAATGGCCAAGGACTGGAAGGACAACGGCGTCAAACTCAAAATGAAGTGAACGCCGCTGCCCGATCGCTTCAGCCGGAACATTCATGATTGCGGACATCGTTATAAAATGCCGGTGGGGGTTCATCGCCTTCTGGATCGCCCTCACCGCCGCCCTGCTGTTCTGGACGGCGCCGGTAGAGCCGGGAACCTCCGAGGTCCGCAGCTATCTGCCTGAGTCTTCCCCCTACAGCCAGGCCCTGGCCGTCACGGAGCGATACTTCCCCAGGATGGCCGCCCAGAGCGAGGCCGTCATCGTCCTCGAGCGCCGCAAGGGCGCCCTGACGCCCGCGGATCTGGCCGCCGTCGAGGCGATGGCCTCATCCATCCGCACCCGCCTGCCCCAGTACGCCGTGCGATCTCCGGGCGCCATCGCTCTGCCGCAGGGGAGCAATCCCTTGATCAGCCCCGCCGGCAGCGACGGGCAGGCGGCGCTGCTGATGGTCAATGTCCAGGCCAACTTCATCACCATCGCCGCCACGCGCGCCGTCGAGGCCATCCGGCAAGACCTCCTGGCGGCTAAGCTCCCGGCCGGGCTGACCGCTCACATTACCGGCTC
The sequence above is a segment of the Planctomycetaceae bacterium genome. Coding sequences within it:
- a CDS encoding ATP-binding cassette domain-containing protein produces the protein MNDADAIIRLQEVHKSFNGEPVLRGVNLAIEAGKTTVIIGPSGCGKSVLLKHMIALIRPDRGEVFFRNRPIGGLCERQMVDVRRRFGFLFQGGALFDSMTVQENIVFPLAENHVSDPERQKARCREVLSLVGLDGTQQKYPEELSGGQKKRVALARAIALGPEVILYDEPTTGLDPIRADLINELIINLQKALQTTAVVVTHDMTSACKIADRIVMLYGGVFIADTTPAGLATIDNETVLRFVQGRASAEELEQIRAGRLARQPFGAPAIP
- a CDS encoding MlaD family protein yields the protein MKESARNVAVGITVIVALLILAAMILIFAGLPVVLRSGYTISMLFPTTADAHEGDPVHLSGLKIGEVTKIDFAGGDSRKGVMFTARIYSDVRVPANAKAFIFSKGLAGGAYIQLQGEGPAPINPRTGKAMEYLPTDGSPVLAGQLKTSLLPEEVEKGFNSISRLADSLNALVAPQEASGGAVASTGPAGGPASQPGLQGTIARMNLALDNLNGMLDKKNQQQFTALLTNLSDASLQANKTLLEIQKTTAQVGADAGHISRGLLEDTARLSALLAELETTVSKVNTGEGSMAKLLNDPKFYNNLVDTSDQANKLLEELRVMAKDWKDNGVKLKMK